In the Rubripirellula tenax genome, one interval contains:
- a CDS encoding glycosyltransferase: MIRTLVFETAVTGHRAFYVRVLCEELLRLGAHVAVAIPESAIDSREFAVHLAPIRGDIEWRTIAKGPSRGRDASMFLSAVAGGKWDHVYCTCGDVIARQLGKPMSGFRRDPRQVIETLMMRINAAYPASTIAGRGKDRLADWMIGRNPIDRLHFLDPISWRHFVQTNSASDRAFLMPEVTEPLSVTDRSQACEILGLRADARYVTCPGTIQDRKGIRELTRAFQASEVPDTHLVLIGKQTESMSDFFRQECQSLIKSGQLILSDRYVDPIEFDCLFTIADLVCVPYPRHLGSASILVRAAQSNRRILASQWGWIGWATNQFGLGRTCDVTNANDFSETLHSCLVDPDQIDAVSPLQEAFSRFHTRENHVAHWTAELCRRHGLPQRARIDFPNAMVEG, from the coding sequence TTGATCCGCACGCTCGTTTTCGAAACGGCGGTAACGGGACACCGAGCGTTCTACGTTCGCGTTCTTTGTGAAGAACTGCTGCGACTTGGTGCCCATGTTGCCGTTGCGATTCCCGAATCGGCGATCGATTCACGTGAGTTTGCCGTTCACCTTGCACCGATTCGCGGTGATATCGAATGGCGAACGATCGCGAAGGGACCATCACGCGGTCGAGATGCCTCGATGTTTCTCAGTGCCGTCGCCGGCGGCAAGTGGGACCACGTGTACTGTACGTGCGGCGATGTCATTGCCCGACAACTTGGCAAGCCTATGAGTGGATTCCGACGCGATCCCCGTCAGGTAATCGAAACGCTAATGATGCGGATCAATGCCGCCTATCCAGCTTCAACGATCGCAGGCCGCGGCAAGGACCGACTTGCGGATTGGATGATCGGCCGCAACCCGATCGATCGACTGCACTTTCTCGATCCGATCTCCTGGCGACACTTTGTTCAAACGAATAGCGCATCCGATCGGGCGTTCTTGATGCCTGAGGTAACGGAGCCGCTTTCGGTTACGGATCGGTCGCAGGCCTGCGAAATCCTGGGGCTTCGAGCAGACGCTCGATACGTCACTTGCCCCGGAACAATCCAAGATCGCAAGGGAATTCGTGAGCTGACACGAGCTTTTCAAGCATCAGAGGTGCCTGATACCCACCTTGTGCTGATTGGAAAACAAACAGAATCGATGTCAGATTTCTTTCGCCAAGAGTGTCAAAGTCTCATAAAATCCGGACAATTGATTTTATCGGATCGATACGTAGATCCGATCGAGTTTGATTGCCTTTTCACGATCGCTGATCTTGTCTGCGTGCCTTACCCGAGACACCTTGGATCGGCCAGCATACTGGTACGCGCCGCTCAATCGAATCGTCGAATCCTGGCGTCCCAATGGGGATGGATAGGATGGGCGACCAATCAATTTGGACTTGGGCGGACGTGTGATGTCACCAATGCCAACGACTTTTCCGAAACCCTTCATTCTTGCCTCGTTGATCCCGATCAAATCGATGCAGTCAGTCCTTTACAAGAGGCATTTTCAAGATTCCATACACGGGAAAACCACGTTGCTCACTGGACTGCCGAACTTTGCCGTCGGCATGGACTTCCCCAACGAGCTCGAATCGATTTCCCGAATGCGATGGTTGAAGGATAG
- a CDS encoding glycosyltransferase family 4 protein, with the protein MNDSYFDGTLLVRQRSLPSYRVPLFQRLGQMCRRLVLITSQSPTEDSMVEAEQLNHAEWTRLTGKSLGKGVSLIYWQSGLTQAIRKVDPDVIITEANPRFADNGRLRKWASQNRCPLLGWGLGTTNFFGHGYTGLRHWHRVRTLARFDSLIAYGSLAKKQYCEDLGWSPERVYVAHNATSDVPRIDAETLQRQQNNRIGETFHVLTIGRLIANKSLELLLDASAILKRRGIPIKFTFVGDGSHRESLMAYAKQLGVTIDFPGHLEGDSLEKVASQADLFVLPGLGGLAIQQAMAFGLPVCVSEADGTEFDLVRSENGWKVPPGDSDAIAEVIAAAAADRPATFRMGRESLRIATEEINISTMASKMIHAVNESQLIKFQGVNR; encoded by the coding sequence ATGAACGATTCCTACTTCGACGGCACACTCCTGGTACGGCAGCGAAGCTTGCCTTCGTATCGCGTACCTCTGTTTCAGCGACTCGGGCAAATGTGCCGGCGTTTGGTGTTGATCACATCGCAGTCGCCGACGGAGGACTCGATGGTCGAGGCCGAACAATTGAATCACGCCGAGTGGACTCGATTGACCGGCAAATCGCTGGGCAAAGGCGTGTCGCTAATTTATTGGCAGTCAGGATTGACTCAAGCGATCCGAAAAGTTGACCCCGATGTCATCATCACCGAAGCCAATCCGCGTTTTGCTGATAACGGCCGACTACGGAAGTGGGCCAGCCAGAATCGCTGCCCTTTGCTGGGCTGGGGCTTGGGAACGACAAACTTTTTTGGGCATGGATATACCGGGCTTCGACACTGGCATCGCGTTCGAACACTTGCACGATTCGATTCGTTGATCGCGTACGGTTCGCTCGCGAAAAAGCAATATTGCGAGGACCTGGGCTGGTCACCCGAACGCGTTTACGTTGCTCACAACGCCACGTCTGATGTGCCGCGGATCGACGCGGAAACGCTTCAGCGGCAACAAAACAATCGAATCGGTGAAACGTTTCACGTCCTGACAATCGGAAGATTGATCGCAAACAAGAGTCTTGAGTTGTTGCTTGATGCGAGTGCGATCCTGAAGCGTCGTGGCATCCCCATAAAGTTCACCTTCGTCGGCGACGGATCACATCGCGAATCCTTGATGGCGTACGCGAAACAACTGGGAGTGACGATCGACTTCCCCGGACACCTTGAAGGAGACTCTCTTGAAAAAGTCGCTAGTCAAGCTGACCTTTTCGTCTTGCCCGGACTCGGTGGTTTAGCGATTCAACAAGCCATGGCCTTTGGGTTGCCGGTCTGTGTGTCAGAAGCCGATGGAACAGAGTTTGACCTCGTGCGTTCGGAAAACGGGTGGAAGGTCCCGCCAGGTGACTCCGATGCTATCGCCGAGGTCATTGCCGCTGCTGCGGCGGACCGTCCAGCAACTTTTCGCATGGGACGTGAATCTCTGCGAATCGCGACCGAAGAGATCAACATCTCGACGATGGCGAGTAAGATGATTCATGCGGTCAATGAATCGCAACTTATCAAATTTCAAGGTGTAAATCGCTAG
- a CDS encoding glycosyltransferase encodes MSLRVINLVDSRRQINFGVWNAAIATSPALRKLASIKSELWFPRETKTAIPPEFHTQIDGFEEVASNSSFRRLLQSRMQGDLPLVVVSHGAWRDPTRWAAHAKSRGIPWIYTPHGMLKPWCMDQKWIRKAIYFRFFEKPMLQKCDVIRAVSLPEHRVLETLLPYKDVATIPNGIEMPPMTRKRAGGVIRFVFLSRLHKVKAVTELVTAFCRSSLRNNPQFELIIAGPDAGEGPRIQQCIQRTTTNNVSVLGAVYDDEKFELLESSDFFVLPSYSEGFPTSVVEAMGRGCIPILSEGCSFPEAEPLTILASPDVDSIELALLKAAHLSSTARQEWSESAAKFVRNCYTVDQLAHRQIELLRRLTNMDLPICPAVEVSQVNAG; translated from the coding sequence GTGTCGTTGCGCGTCATCAATCTCGTCGATTCGCGCCGCCAGATCAATTTTGGGGTTTGGAATGCTGCAATTGCAACGTCGCCGGCGCTGCGAAAATTGGCATCGATCAAATCCGAACTTTGGTTTCCTAGGGAAACCAAAACGGCTATCCCGCCTGAGTTCCATACTCAGATCGATGGTTTCGAAGAGGTTGCATCTAACTCATCCTTCCGACGCCTGTTGCAGAGTCGGATGCAAGGTGACCTGCCTTTGGTCGTTGTCAGCCATGGCGCATGGCGAGATCCCACTCGATGGGCGGCCCATGCAAAGAGTCGTGGAATTCCTTGGATCTACACACCGCATGGAATGCTAAAACCTTGGTGCATGGACCAAAAATGGATCCGGAAAGCGATCTATTTTCGATTTTTCGAAAAGCCGATGCTACAAAAGTGCGATGTCATTCGTGCTGTCAGTTTGCCGGAGCATCGCGTTTTGGAAACGTTGCTGCCTTACAAGGATGTTGCCACAATTCCTAATGGAATCGAAATGCCGCCTATGACACGCAAGCGAGCTGGCGGAGTGATACGATTCGTTTTTTTGAGTCGACTTCACAAAGTAAAAGCGGTTACGGAATTGGTGACGGCGTTCTGTCGATCATCGCTTCGAAACAATCCGCAATTTGAACTGATCATTGCCGGACCGGACGCGGGTGAGGGCCCTCGGATCCAACAATGCATTCAAAGAACCACTACCAACAATGTTAGCGTACTGGGCGCCGTCTACGATGACGAGAAGTTTGAATTGTTAGAGTCGTCTGATTTCTTCGTTCTTCCATCCTACAGCGAAGGTTTTCCAACTTCGGTGGTGGAAGCGATGGGTCGAGGCTGCATACCGATCCTGTCCGAAGGGTGCAGTTTTCCGGAGGCCGAACCGCTGACGATCTTGGCATCTCCCGATGTCGACAGTATCGAGCTGGCATTGTTGAAAGCGGCTCATCTATCATCGACAGCCCGCCAAGAGTGGTCCGAATCGGCCGCAAAATTTGTACGGAATTGCTACACGGTTGACCAACTTGCACATCGTCAGATTGAGCTTCTGAGGCGTTTGACCAATATGGACCTTCCCATTTGCCCGGCGGTCGAAGTGAGCCAAGTCAATGCAGGCTGA
- the xrtU gene encoding exosortase U, whose translation MIEAHSPTRESTEPFAASSASEPLVREESVRAFVLHRRDHAAACFWGAVLSGVLPFLVKYCAAMWNQDLYQYFPFLLAAVFGLAYSRFDHRLSLPNGFWACFAIVLAVGFLVPAAALQSSWLGAIGFILLTYSFLASQTGRDGRSLAYLAIPMLMFLRAPLLATYTVMNRLQLITTDMSSIFLDVAGVLHNQSTNTIELVSKNLFVAEACSGVQSLFTVCFLSLVLLVYRRRSLAVVPVYLVFAFLFAIAGNVIRVTAIALAEEWFRVDITTGFHHEVVGYLCLAIAAGMLVSFDHLIGLVPGLTPRRQQNVAAATPVLGARETNEPAEFSVARSVRDFNRFQLISSGLAIACGLAMVVRYSMSEPDIRPVVATDKVLFEPSPSFLSSVNAPLRVVSHEVNRDAHGNRNARHGMNSDVWTCGIGSQSGQFVLSQPYMGWHELTICYKVQGWKMTSRATVAVAGEREPVVVADFDSEDGVHGCLVFSGVNSNGKLPRTPGHSPYSRVLSPIYPLVMDDFAETSGSAQTLMLQYWMIQPQPFDASAKQAAVDAMVKIRRRIAEDIGQKFQDALSQG comes from the coding sequence ATGATCGAAGCTCACTCACCGACAAGAGAATCGACCGAGCCGTTCGCTGCCTCTTCAGCTTCCGAACCGTTAGTTCGTGAGGAATCCGTCCGCGCATTCGTTCTACATCGACGTGATCATGCGGCGGCATGTTTTTGGGGTGCCGTGCTGTCAGGCGTATTGCCGTTTTTGGTTAAGTATTGCGCAGCGATGTGGAACCAAGACCTCTACCAGTACTTTCCATTTCTACTGGCGGCCGTCTTTGGGCTAGCCTACTCTCGATTCGACCATCGCCTTTCTCTACCCAACGGATTTTGGGCTTGTTTCGCGATCGTACTGGCCGTCGGATTCTTGGTGCCTGCTGCGGCATTGCAATCGAGTTGGTTGGGTGCGATCGGATTTATCTTGTTGACGTACAGCTTTTTGGCGTCACAGACTGGACGCGATGGACGCTCGCTCGCCTATCTGGCGATCCCCATGCTGATGTTCTTACGAGCACCGTTGTTAGCGACTTACACCGTAATGAACCGGTTGCAGTTAATCACCACGGACATGTCCAGTATCTTTTTGGATGTGGCGGGTGTGCTTCACAACCAATCGACAAATACGATCGAGCTGGTTTCGAAGAATTTGTTCGTGGCCGAGGCTTGCAGTGGCGTTCAGTCACTCTTTACCGTTTGCTTTCTGTCTCTCGTGTTGTTGGTCTATCGGCGCCGATCATTGGCGGTCGTCCCCGTTTACTTGGTATTCGCTTTTCTATTTGCGATCGCCGGTAACGTAATTCGAGTGACGGCGATCGCATTGGCCGAAGAATGGTTCCGCGTCGATATCACGACGGGCTTCCACCACGAAGTGGTGGGCTACCTTTGTTTGGCGATCGCGGCGGGCATGCTGGTTTCGTTTGATCATTTGATCGGGTTGGTACCGGGTTTGACGCCGCGACGCCAGCAGAACGTCGCGGCCGCAACGCCGGTCCTCGGCGCACGCGAAACGAACGAGCCAGCCGAATTTTCGGTTGCCCGATCGGTACGAGACTTCAATCGTTTCCAACTGATTTCGTCGGGGCTGGCAATCGCATGTGGCCTGGCAATGGTCGTGCGTTATTCGATGAGCGAACCCGATATTCGACCGGTCGTGGCGACGGACAAGGTCTTGTTCGAACCTTCCCCGAGTTTCTTGAGCAGCGTCAACGCGCCGCTTCGCGTCGTATCCCACGAAGTCAATCGCGATGCACATGGCAATCGCAATGCGCGGCACGGAATGAATTCGGACGTGTGGACGTGCGGTATCGGATCGCAATCAGGGCAATTCGTACTGAGCCAGCCGTACATGGGGTGGCACGAGTTAACGATTTGCTACAAGGTGCAAGGCTGGAAGATGACATCTCGCGCGACCGTTGCGGTCGCGGGTGAACGAGAGCCCGTTGTGGTCGCGGACTTCGACTCTGAAGACGGCGTGCATGGTTGCCTCGTTTTTTCCGGTGTGAATTCAAACGGCAAACTTCCCCGAACACCCGGCCACTCGCCCTATTCCCGTGTTCTATCGCCCATTTATCCGCTTGTCATGGACGACTTTGCCGAAACATCCGGCAGCGCGCAAACATTGATGCTCCAGTACTGGATGATACAACCGCAGCCCTTTGACGCTTCGGCGAAGCAGGCTGCCGTCGACGCGATGGTGAAGATTCGCCGGCGTATCGCCGAGGACATCGGCCAAAAGTTCCAAGACGCTCTGTCGCAAGGCTGA
- a CDS encoding polysaccharide biosynthesis tyrosine autokinase gives MKVQQLTEPRFSDPSGAFAAPSEAEDKAVNIADAVWRYRWAVAIPVVVGAVCGLLIYLQLPETYRSTTRLMIESDNQAVLESKSGDVVGGVPGLDIVESQLFSDRVMATAFGNERMRPFQVEFESNLREFNEVAIKSLELEPEVDDLRTAQSVVALLHFESDVEELCQPVVQSFSESLQAYYNENYKSNRGDLINLIAKGMEQLHPKMLDLEARYREFRRDAPLAWDSEGIAINPHRERQLFLVGRRSEVVEKLREKAVEVAALESIIRESKSDPLLALNIIGELLGKSFSMPSTQGRLEDLQQGDAELAKNNLAQELVPLMIERNKFEAEYGPSHPSVKVLDSQLETMRSELKKLVEAKTSRVMELMSETLADPRERAVEAVSAVVLASKAQVELLNSQVRELDEQIAVERQSAAKLAQFEQENHAQLREIERTRELLDQLEEQMARVNLVEDERGTRVIELTAPSLAYKVGPSLIKTVGAGSILGILLGCGLAILLEKNANTFRDPDEIADILGVPVLTHIPFFKGKVKKSIKGDMNPYEKFDGSLAVVHMPASIPAEAIRSCRTSVFFELAGSGGKVIQVTSPLPGDGKSTIAGNLACSIAQSGKRTLVIDCDLRRPQLTDNFDMADQRGLTHVLNCECEPLDACHATPLRNLFVMPSGAIPANPAEALTLPEMGNMMEMLREKFDYILLDTPPLLVVTDPSITASLVDGVVVALRIRRKSRHNAKESLSILRSVHARILGIVINNSDEAGSSDGYRGYGYYRYGRHTSRYYRSGKAGKSQKQSQPLIISGRGSRTAPAAAQATQTAMGYEGHDDHLDS, from the coding sequence ATGAAAGTGCAACAGCTTACCGAGCCACGATTTTCTGATCCGAGTGGCGCTTTTGCAGCCCCTTCGGAAGCCGAAGACAAGGCCGTCAACATCGCCGATGCCGTCTGGCGATATCGATGGGCGGTCGCGATTCCGGTTGTCGTCGGTGCCGTATGTGGCCTGCTAATTTACTTGCAATTGCCGGAAACCTATCGCAGCACGACTCGCTTGATGATCGAGTCCGATAACCAAGCAGTCTTGGAATCGAAGAGTGGCGACGTGGTCGGTGGCGTTCCAGGACTGGACATCGTCGAGTCGCAACTGTTTAGCGATCGAGTGATGGCAACCGCATTCGGCAACGAACGGATGCGCCCGTTCCAAGTTGAGTTCGAAAGCAACCTTCGCGAGTTCAATGAAGTTGCGATCAAATCACTCGAACTCGAACCCGAGGTGGATGACCTTCGCACCGCCCAGTCGGTGGTTGCATTGCTGCACTTCGAAAGCGATGTCGAAGAGTTGTGCCAACCCGTTGTGCAATCGTTTAGCGAATCGCTTCAGGCTTACTACAACGAAAACTATAAGAGCAATCGTGGCGACTTGATCAACTTGATCGCCAAGGGAATGGAGCAACTCCACCCGAAAATGCTGGACTTGGAAGCACGTTACCGCGAATTTCGTCGCGACGCACCTTTGGCTTGGGATTCCGAAGGAATCGCTATCAACCCGCACCGGGAACGGCAACTTTTCCTCGTCGGTCGTCGCAGTGAAGTCGTCGAAAAACTACGCGAGAAAGCTGTCGAGGTCGCGGCGCTCGAATCGATCATTCGCGAGTCCAAGTCGGATCCGCTTCTGGCGCTCAATATCATTGGCGAATTATTGGGCAAGAGTTTTTCGATGCCCAGCACGCAAGGACGCCTGGAAGACCTGCAGCAAGGCGACGCCGAGCTAGCGAAAAACAACCTGGCCCAAGAATTGGTGCCGTTGATGATCGAACGAAACAAGTTCGAAGCCGAATACGGACCAAGTCACCCCTCGGTCAAAGTGCTTGATTCGCAGCTTGAGACGATGCGAAGCGAACTCAAGAAACTGGTTGAAGCGAAAACGTCTCGCGTGATGGAACTGATGAGCGAAACCTTAGCCGATCCAAGGGAGCGCGCCGTCGAGGCCGTGAGCGCCGTAGTCCTGGCATCGAAAGCACAGGTTGAACTGTTGAATTCGCAAGTCCGAGAGTTAGACGAACAGATTGCGGTTGAGCGACAATCGGCCGCCAAGTTGGCCCAATTCGAACAGGAAAATCACGCACAACTTCGCGAGATCGAACGGACTCGCGAGTTGCTCGACCAACTCGAAGAACAAATGGCTCGCGTCAATCTGGTCGAAGACGAACGAGGCACGCGAGTGATCGAATTGACGGCTCCTTCGCTGGCGTACAAAGTCGGACCAAGTTTGATCAAGACTGTTGGTGCGGGAAGCATTTTGGGCATCCTGCTCGGTTGTGGCTTGGCGATCTTGCTTGAGAAAAATGCCAATACGTTCCGCGATCCCGACGAAATTGCCGACATTTTGGGCGTCCCAGTCCTCACTCACATCCCCTTCTTTAAAGGCAAGGTGAAAAAGAGCATCAAGGGAGACATGAACCCGTACGAGAAATTCGACGGGTCGTTGGCGGTCGTTCACATGCCAGCATCGATTCCCGCCGAGGCGATTCGCTCGTGCCGTACTTCGGTGTTCTTTGAACTGGCAGGTTCCGGTGGCAAGGTCATCCAAGTTACCAGCCCGTTGCCCGGTGACGGGAAGAGTACCATTGCCGGAAACCTGGCCTGCTCGATCGCCCAAAGCGGTAAGCGGACATTGGTTATCGATTGTGACCTTCGCCGGCCTCAATTGACAGACAACTTTGATATGGCGGATCAGCGCGGATTGACGCATGTCCTCAATTGTGAATGCGAACCGCTTGACGCCTGTCACGCCACGCCGCTTCGAAACTTGTTCGTGATGCCAAGCGGTGCGATCCCGGCAAACCCGGCCGAAGCGTTGACGTTGCCCGAAATGGGCAACATGATGGAAATGCTGCGAGAGAAATTTGATTACATCCTTTTGGATACACCGCCACTTTTGGTCGTGACCGACCCTAGCATCACGGCCAGCTTGGTCGATGGAGTGGTTGTGGCACTGCGGATTCGCCGCAAGAGCCGTCACAACGCGAAAGAATCGCTCAGTATTCTGCGTTCAGTTCATGCTCGGATCCTGGGCATCGTCATCAATAACTCGGACGAAGCCGGATCGAGCGATGGATACCGCGGCTACGGATACTATCGCTACGGTCGCCACACCAGTCGCTACTATCGATCGGGCAAGGCCGGGAAGTCCCAAAAGCAGTCTCAGCCGCTTATCATTTCGGGCAGGGGATCGCGTACAGCTCCTGCGGCCGCGCAAGCGACTCAAACCGCGATGGGCTACGAAGGACACGATGATCATCTGGACTCGTAG